In Holophagales bacterium, one DNA window encodes the following:
- the hslV gene encoding ATP-dependent protease subunit HslV, which produces MQRTRSTTVLLVRRGGAVCLAGDGQVTLGNTVLKAGASKVKRAGRGKVLVGFAGGAADGLALFARLEAKLEEHGSNLERAVVELAKDWRTDRVLRQLEAMMIVADKERSFLVSGTGDLLQPDDDGLLSVGSGSAMALSAARALVRHTAMPAREVAAAALGIAAELCIYTNDRFTFEEL; this is translated from the coding sequence ATGCAGCGAACCCGATCGACGACCGTCTTGCTGGTGCGGCGCGGAGGAGCGGTCTGTCTTGCCGGGGACGGGCAGGTGACGCTCGGCAACACCGTCCTCAAGGCCGGGGCGAGCAAGGTCAAGCGCGCCGGGCGCGGCAAGGTGCTGGTGGGGTTCGCCGGCGGCGCGGCCGACGGGCTGGCGCTCTTCGCCCGGCTCGAGGCGAAGCTCGAGGAGCACGGCAGCAACCTCGAGCGGGCGGTCGTCGAGTTGGCCAAGGACTGGCGCACCGACCGGGTGCTGCGCCAGCTCGAGGCGATGATGATCGTCGCCGACAAGGAGCGGTCGTTCCTCGTCTCGGGCACCGGCGACCTACTGCAACCCGACGACGACGGCCTGCTCTCGGTCGGCTCGGGCTCGGCGATGGCGCTCTCCGCCGCCCGCGCCCTGGTCCGTCACACGGCGATGCCGGCGCGCGAGGTCGCCGCCGCCGCACTGGGCATCGCCGCCGAGCTCTGCATCTACACCAACGACCGCTTCACCTTCGAGGAACTATGA
- a CDS encoding Smr/MutS family protein: MRDPRARRCPPAALTTDELDEILAAALDDVQPLPADGPDRVRVRRPARPPAAPGAPARPLLHVERTGSRISGWRGDLPPRELAALGGESAPIEATLDLHGLSLERAEERLDSFLTTARRRGTRTVLVVTGHGRDRPTPAVLHLAVPGWLAAPPLARLVHSFATARPEHGGHGALYVRLAKARS, from the coding sequence ATGCGCGACCCGCGAGCACGCCGGTGCCCGCCCGCGGCGCTGACGACCGACGAGCTCGACGAGATCCTCGCCGCCGCGCTCGACGACGTGCAGCCCCTGCCGGCCGACGGCCCGGACCGCGTGCGCGTCCGCCGCCCGGCGCGCCCACCCGCCGCTCCCGGTGCGCCGGCCCGCCCGCTCCTCCACGTGGAGCGCACCGGCTCGCGCATCTCCGGCTGGCGCGGCGACCTGCCACCGCGCGAGCTCGCGGCGCTCGGCGGCGAGAGCGCGCCGATCGAGGCGACGCTCGACTTGCACGGCCTCTCGCTCGAGCGCGCCGAAGAGCGACTCGACAGCTTCCTCACCACCGCCCGCCGCCGCGGCACCCGCACCGTCCTCGTCGTCACCGGCCACGGCCGCGACCGCCCGACCCCCGCCGTTCTTCACTTGGCCGTCCCGGGCTGGCTCGCCGCCCCACCTCTCGCCCGCCTCGTTCACTCCTTCGCCACCGCCCGCCCCGAGCACGGCGGACACGGAGCGCTGTACGTGCGGCTGGCGAAGGCTCGATCCTGA
- a CDS encoding diguanylate cyclase, giving the protein MRLRRHLLPETPLAGAAVAAEKLRAALAEPLDLLGHRIPLSVSIGVAEARVGEPLESCLRRADTALYRAKDGGRNRVELDESAAPEAS; this is encoded by the coding sequence TTGCGGTTGAGGCGACATCTCCTCCCGGAGACGCCGCTCGCCGGCGCAGCCGTCGCCGCCGAGAAGCTGCGGGCCGCGCTCGCCGAGCCGCTCGACCTGCTCGGTCACCGCATCCCGCTCTCCGTCTCGATCGGCGTCGCCGAAGCGCGCGTCGGCGAGCCGCTCGAGTCCTGCCTGCGCCGCGCCGACACCGCCCTCTATCGCGCCAAGGACGGCGGGCGTAATCGCGTCGAGCTCGACGAGTCCGCCGCCCCCGAGGCGAGCTGA
- a CDS encoding Smr/MutS family protein, which produces MAPRTAGAIASSSTSPPPPRQADATPCRPSDARPASTPAPARGADDRRARRDPRRRARRRAAPAGRRPGPRARPPPGAPTRRSRCAGPPAPPRGAHRLARRRLAGRAPPPRARHPRHGRRPIEATLDLHSLSREAARERLVNFLAFARRRCLRTLLVVIGHGRHRPDAGLLRRRGTLMAGWP; this is translated from the coding sequence ATCGCGCCAAGGACGGCGGGCGCAATCGCGTCGAGCTCGACGAGTCCGCCGCCCCCGAGGCAAGCTGACGCAACGCCGTGCCGGCCGAGCGATGCGCGACCCGCGAGCACGCCGGCGCCCGCCCGCGGCGCTGACGACCGACGAGCCCGACGAGATCCTCGCCGCCGCGCTCGACGACGTGCAGCCCCTGCCGGCCGACGGCCCGGACCGCGTGCGCGTCCGCCGCCCGGCGCGCCCACCCGCCGCTCCCGGTGCGCCGGCCCGCCCGCTCCTCCACGTGGAGCGCACCGGCTCGCGCGTCGCCGGCTGGCAGGGCGAGCTCCCCCCCCGCGAGCTCGCCACCCTCGGCACGGCCGCCGTCCGATCGAGGCCACGCTCGACCTCCATAGTCTCTCCCGCGAGGCGGCCCGCGAGCGCCTCGTGAACTTCCTCGCCTTTGCCCGCCGCCGTTGCCTCCGCACCCTCCTCGTCGTCATCGGCCACGGCCGCCATCGCCCCGACGCCGGGCTCCTGCGGCGGAGAGGTACCCTCATGGCTGGCTGGCCCTGA
- a CDS encoding diguanylate cyclase, with translation MVLTIHRKLFFSHFLAVVLVSGSIGTLFYREAMQRLHESLRSRLEQSAALLTPVLAPADLESIDAPEDAATPMYRDYLERLRAFQSSNRDIAFIYILRRSGDTVSFVVDSDNGPAQALPGRVYSDPPPAMLAGFSRVSADEAIVRDEWGWFLSGYAPLHSGDGRYLVGIDMRADEVARKTERLRLAGLTSLALSLTLAWVLSRYLASRITRPIRALSQRAREVQAGRLDGAVAVATGDEVEELGRAFNEMTGGLAAARAEERRALAELEASRATLELRVTERTAELAEANRELHAEIAERRKAQEALERAATTDPLTELLNRRAALRLVEQERERIRRTTAPFSLALADLDRFKSVNDRYGHEVGDRALTEVAHRLTEAVRGQDAVARWGGEEFLVFLPETPLAGAAVAAEKLRAALAEPLDLLGHRIPLSVSIGVAEARVGEPLESCLRRADAALYRAKDGGRNRVELDESAAPEAS, from the coding sequence ATGGTCCTGACCATCCACCGCAAGCTCTTCTTCAGCCACTTCCTCGCCGTCGTGCTGGTGTCGGGGAGCATCGGCACGCTCTTCTACCGCGAGGCGATGCAGCGCCTGCACGAGAGCCTGCGCAGCCGGCTCGAGCAGAGCGCCGCCCTCCTCACCCCGGTGCTCGCACCCGCCGACCTCGAGTCGATCGACGCTCCCGAGGACGCCGCCACGCCGATGTACCGCGACTACCTCGAACGGCTGCGGGCCTTCCAGAGCTCGAACCGCGACATCGCGTTCATCTACATCCTGCGGCGCAGCGGCGACACCGTCTCGTTCGTCGTCGACTCCGACAACGGGCCCGCCCAGGCACTCCCCGGCCGCGTCTACAGCGACCCGCCGCCGGCGATGCTCGCCGGCTTCTCGCGGGTTTCCGCCGACGAGGCGATCGTGCGCGACGAGTGGGGCTGGTTCCTCTCCGGCTACGCCCCGCTGCACAGCGGCGACGGACGCTACCTCGTCGGCATCGACATGCGAGCCGACGAAGTCGCACGGAAAACCGAGCGCCTGCGCCTTGCCGGACTGACCTCGCTGGCGCTCTCCCTGACCCTCGCCTGGGTGCTCAGCCGCTATCTCGCCTCGCGCATCACGCGGCCGATCCGGGCGCTCTCGCAGCGCGCCCGCGAGGTCCAGGCCGGTCGGCTCGACGGCGCGGTGGCGGTGGCCACCGGCGACGAGGTCGAGGAGCTCGGCCGCGCCTTCAACGAGATGACCGGCGGCCTCGCCGCCGCACGCGCCGAGGAGCGCCGCGCCCTCGCCGAGCTCGAGGCGTCGCGGGCCACCCTCGAGCTGCGGGTCACCGAGCGCACCGCCGAGCTCGCCGAGGCCAACCGCGAGCTGCACGCCGAGATCGCCGAGCGGCGCAAGGCGCAGGAGGCGCTCGAGCGCGCCGCGACGACCGACCCGCTCACCGAGCTGCTCAACCGTCGCGCCGCCCTGCGCCTGGTCGAGCAGGAGCGCGAGCGGATCCGCCGCACGACGGCGCCGTTCTCGCTCGCCCTCGCCGACCTCGACCGCTTCAAGTCGGTCAACGACCGCTACGGTCACGAGGTGGGCGACCGCGCGCTGACCGAGGTCGCCCACCGGCTCACCGAGGCGGTCCGGGGCCAGGACGCGGTGGCGCGCTGGGGGGGCGAGGAGTTCCTCGTCTTCCTCCCGGAGACGCCGCTCGCCGGCGCAGCCGTCGCCGCCGAGAAGCTGCGGGCCGCGCTCGCCGAGCCGCTCGACCTGCTCGGTCACCGTATCCCGCTCTCCGTCTCGATCGGCGTCGCCGAAGCGCGCGTCGGCGAGCCGCTCGAGTCCTGCCTGCGCCGCGCCGACGCCGCCCTCTATCGCGCCAAGGACGGCGGGCGCAATCGCGTCGAGCTCGACGAGTCCGCCGCCCCCGAGGCAAGCTGA
- the xerC gene encoding tyrosine recombinase XerC yields MRALVVRYLEHLDRERNCSPHTLRAYAGDLERFVVFLGEYLGCEPRAIDPATLDAAAVRSFLAWLSRRGTAKRSQGRALAAVRGLFRWATREGVLAGNPAAGVRTPKAGRTLPEHLRPGEIEALLAAPEGDEPLSRRDRAMLELLYATGLRVSELVSLDWGDLDLRARVLRVIGKGRKERMVPFGRPAQAALEAWRESWGAVAAPGSEEEPVFLNAGGTRLSDRSVRRLLDRHVEATALARGVHPHVLRHTFATHLLEAGADLRAIQELLGHESLSTTQRYTHVDLERLLAVYRDAHPRARGEGR; encoded by the coding sequence GTGCGCGCGCTCGTCGTTCGCTACCTCGAGCACCTCGATCGCGAGCGCAACTGCTCGCCGCACACGCTGCGCGCCTACGCCGGAGACCTCGAGCGGTTCGTCGTCTTTCTCGGCGAGTACCTCGGCTGCGAGCCGCGGGCGATCGACCCGGCGACGCTCGACGCCGCGGCCGTGCGCTCCTTCCTCGCCTGGCTCTCGCGTCGCGGCACCGCCAAGCGCAGCCAGGGGCGGGCGCTCGCCGCGGTGCGCGGCCTCTTCCGCTGGGCGACGCGCGAGGGCGTGCTTGCCGGCAACCCGGCCGCCGGCGTGCGCACTCCGAAGGCGGGGCGGACGCTGCCCGAGCACCTCCGGCCGGGAGAGATCGAGGCGCTCCTCGCCGCACCCGAGGGAGACGAGCCGCTCTCGCGGCGCGACCGGGCGATGCTCGAGCTGCTCTACGCCACCGGGCTGCGCGTCTCCGAGCTCGTCAGCCTCGACTGGGGCGACCTCGACCTGCGCGCTCGCGTGCTGCGGGTGATCGGCAAGGGTCGCAAGGAGCGCATGGTGCCGTTCGGCCGGCCGGCGCAGGCCGCGCTCGAGGCCTGGCGCGAAAGCTGGGGCGCCGTCGCCGCGCCCGGCAGCGAGGAGGAGCCGGTCTTCCTCAACGCCGGCGGCACGCGCCTCAGCGACCGGTCGGTGCGCCGTCTGCTCGACCGCCACGTCGAGGCGACGGCGCTCGCGCGCGGCGTGCACCCGCACGTGCTGCGGCACACCTTCGCCACCCATCTGCTCGAGGCCGGCGCCGATCTGCGTGCCATCCAGGAGTTGCTCGGCCACGAGTCGCTCTCCACCACCCAGCGTTACACCCACGTCGACCTCGAGCGACTGCTCGCCGTCTACCGCGACGCCCATCCGCGCGCCAGGGGAGAAGGCCGATGA